A region of Vicinamibacteria bacterium DNA encodes the following proteins:
- a CDS encoding DUF177 domain-containing protein — translation MYLDLQNVPLEGQAVDRTIAATQFGVLDDAFELSSDVAIAARVFPTGEPQERAFRLKGLLTAKLEVVCVRCLDRFRIALSEPLDLMYLPSSANVAREVEEDDDEGHALGADEMTVGFYRDDRIDLTHMMLEQIVLSLPMKPLCRPECLGLCPECGTNRNEMACGCGTQSMDPRWDALKSLLGS, via the coding sequence ATGTACCTTGACCTTCAAAACGTGCCCCTTGAGGGGCAGGCGGTAGACCGTACGATCGCGGCGACTCAATTCGGAGTCCTCGACGATGCGTTCGAGCTCTCCTCGGACGTCGCGATCGCGGCTCGCGTCTTTCCTACGGGCGAGCCCCAGGAGCGGGCGTTTCGCCTCAAAGGCCTCCTCACGGCGAAACTCGAGGTCGTTTGCGTTCGATGCCTGGATCGATTCCGCATCGCTCTGTCGGAGCCGCTCGATCTCATGTACTTGCCGAGCTCGGCGAACGTGGCACGGGAAGTAGAAGAGGATGACGACGAAGGTCATGCTCTCGGCGCCGACGAAATGACGGTCGGATTCTACCGGGATGACCGAATCGATCTCACTCACATGATGTTGGAGCAGATCGTCTTGTCGCTTCCGATGAAGCCCCTTTGTCGACCCGAGTGCCTGGGACTCTGTCCCGAGTGTGGCACCAACCGTAACGAGATGGCGTGCGGTTGCGGCACGCAATCCATGGATCCGAGGTGGGATGCGCTCAAGTCCCTCTTGGGGTCCTGA
- a CDS encoding Gfo/Idh/MocA family oxidoreductase, whose translation MPERIRVGVVGVGELGSRHTRVHAEIPAARLVGVADIDAARARRVAEIYGGVEAVTDFRDLIPKIDAASVAVPTVEHHRVALALVDAGIHVLVEKPITSRPEEARALVERAREKGVRLAVGHTERYNPAVQALIEQARDPRFIEIHRLGSFSPRSLDIDVVLDLMIHDLDVVTALVRRDVVSVDAVGVAVLTKRVDIANARLKFAGGAVANITASRVSREKVRKLRVFERDRYISLDYQKQEALRYRLSAEDGGGRPEIRQDELAFSRGEPLRIEIEDFLRSIRGGPEPRVRGEDGVRALELARRVAEAMSGGGGGEL comes from the coding sequence TTGCCTGAGAGGATCCGAGTCGGAGTCGTAGGGGTCGGGGAGCTCGGATCTCGCCACACCCGGGTCCATGCGGAGATCCCGGCGGCGCGTCTGGTGGGCGTTGCCGACATCGACGCTGCCCGGGCGCGCCGCGTGGCCGAGATCTATGGCGGCGTCGAGGCGGTCACAGACTTTCGCGATCTGATTCCGAAGATCGACGCGGCGAGCGTTGCCGTCCCGACGGTCGAACATCATCGGGTCGCTCTCGCGCTCGTCGATGCCGGCATCCACGTTCTCGTGGAAAAACCCATCACCTCGCGTCCCGAGGAGGCTCGCGCCCTCGTAGAGCGAGCCAGGGAAAAGGGGGTTCGGCTCGCGGTGGGTCACACCGAGAGATACAACCCCGCGGTTCAGGCCCTCATCGAGCAGGCAAGGGATCCACGATTCATCGAGATTCATCGACTCGGCTCGTTCTCCCCCCGGAGTCTGGACATCGATGTGGTCCTCGACTTGATGATTCACGATCTCGACGTCGTAACCGCGCTCGTTCGACGAGACGTGGTTTCGGTCGATGCCGTAGGGGTCGCAGTCCTCACCAAACGGGTCGATATTGCCAATGCACGCCTCAAGTTCGCCGGAGGCGCCGTGGCGAACATCACCGCAAGCCGCGTCTCGCGGGAGAAGGTGCGGAAGCTTCGGGTCTTCGAGCGCGATCGCTACATATCACTCGACTACCAGAAGCAGGAGGCGCTCCGCTACCGGCTTTCGGCCGAGGACGGCGGGGGCCGGCCGGAGATTCGACAGGACGAGCTTGCGTTTTCTCGAGGTGAGCCGCTTCGGATCGAGATCGAGGACTTTCTTCGCTCGATTCGCGGGGGGCCCGAGCCCAGGGTTCGCGGGGAGGACGGTGTCCGAGCCCTCGAGCTCGCCCGCCGAGTCGCCGAGGCGATGAGTGGGGGGGGTGGGGGTGAGCTATAA
- the fabZ gene encoding 3-hydroxyacyl-ACP dehydratase FabZ, with protein MTDKSDKQEKDVQWILERLPHRYPLLMIDRVVDLQPDVKIVAHKNVTINEEFFQGHFPGFPVMPGVLILEAMAQAGGLLVLPDDGSASGKNFYLASIEHAKFRRTVVPGDKLQVTVTLTKSRANFRRLSGRAEVDGQLAAEAELTLTGVDAP; from the coding sequence ATGACAGACAAGTCGGACAAACAGGAGAAGGACGTACAATGGATTCTGGAGCGGCTGCCGCACCGGTATCCGCTCCTTATGATCGACCGAGTCGTCGACCTCCAGCCCGACGTCAAGATCGTCGCCCACAAGAACGTCACGATCAACGAGGAGTTCTTTCAAGGCCATTTCCCCGGATTTCCGGTGATGCCCGGGGTGTTGATTCTCGAAGCGATGGCGCAGGCGGGCGGGCTCCTGGTTCTACCCGACGACGGTAGCGCCTCGGGAAAGAACTTCTATCTCGCCAGCATCGAGCACGCCAAGTTCCGCCGGACCGTCGTGCCGGGAGACAAGCTCCAGGTAACCGTGACCCTCACGAAGTCTCGCGCGAATTTTCGTCGACTGTCCGGCCGAGCGGAAGTGGACGGTCAGCTGGCCGCGGAAGCGGAGCTCACCCTGACGGGAGTGGATGCACCATGA
- a CDS encoding TonB family protein, whose product MHRGTGRKKLKRRGQPLPPKRRKRPPVLIAKGASGFESLVPPDSSQDFFFSAWLERPEEAAEFLEHGGEDREPLTGNPRFGAGLSAALHVALLLFLFVEPNLDFLRSEEAVDPAMEPERSPLVMFFDEPQPEVVAVPVVPADPAEAEQQPAEPPQVADNRLLIPKALLPAPDRQQEFMNDLPFSEGNTDEFYTKEEVKEPGEEGVPEDPVEVEAQLTPESGQDETFADASAGEDNGNNGTEADRRIDASELSALLFGQPDLKERQRPRADVPPPTPQRSPDLGQGGENGRWTDIRRFLAGAQFHNPEGGLVANTGNTLYYNDMGANFVPWIARLLAEVRRNWFIPYSIAFQHGHVAVGITVDRGGNLLVLRVLVPSGTASFDNASVGAIRAANLLPLPSDYPDQTFDIILVFWYNERPYDLFG is encoded by the coding sequence ATGCATCGTGGAACGGGCCGCAAGAAGCTGAAACGGCGCGGGCAGCCCCTCCCCCCGAAACGGCGCAAGAGACCGCCCGTTCTGATCGCTAAGGGAGCCAGCGGTTTCGAGTCGCTCGTTCCCCCCGACAGCTCCCAGGATTTCTTCTTCTCCGCATGGCTGGAACGCCCGGAGGAGGCCGCCGAGTTCCTGGAGCACGGAGGCGAGGATCGCGAGCCCCTGACGGGCAACCCGCGCTTTGGCGCCGGTCTGTCGGCAGCGCTACATGTTGCGCTTCTCCTCTTTCTGTTCGTCGAGCCGAACCTCGACTTCCTCCGATCCGAGGAGGCCGTCGATCCGGCGATGGAGCCAGAACGTTCACCCCTCGTGATGTTCTTCGATGAGCCTCAACCGGAGGTGGTAGCCGTCCCGGTGGTTCCCGCCGATCCCGCCGAGGCGGAACAGCAGCCAGCGGAGCCACCGCAGGTTGCGGACAACCGCCTGCTCATTCCCAAGGCGCTCCTGCCGGCGCCGGACCGCCAGCAGGAATTCATGAACGACCTGCCTTTCTCCGAAGGAAACACTGACGAGTTCTACACCAAGGAGGAAGTCAAGGAGCCGGGTGAGGAAGGTGTTCCCGAGGATCCTGTGGAAGTAGAAGCGCAGCTGACGCCGGAATCGGGTCAGGATGAGACCTTCGCGGACGCCTCGGCGGGCGAGGACAACGGCAACAACGGGACCGAGGCCGATCGGCGGATCGATGCGAGCGAGCTCTCGGCGCTGCTCTTTGGACAGCCCGACCTGAAGGAGCGCCAGCGTCCCCGGGCCGACGTGCCGCCCCCGACGCCACAACGCTCACCCGACCTCGGTCAAGGGGGGGAGAATGGCCGATGGACGGACATCCGCCGTTTTCTCGCCGGGGCTCAGTTTCACAATCCCGAGGGCGGCCTCGTGGCCAATACCGGCAACACGCTCTATTACAACGACATGGGCGCCAACTTCGTGCCCTGGATCGCTCGATTGTTGGCGGAAGTCCGGCGAAACTGGTTCATTCCCTACTCGATCGCGTTTCAGCACGGCCACGTCGCGGTCGGTATCACCGTCGACCGCGGAGGAAACCTGTTGGTTCTGAGGGTCTTAGTGCCGTCGGGAACGGCGAGCTTCGACAACGCGTCCGTGGGCGCCATTCGAGCGGCCAACCTCTTGCCGTTGCCGTCCGACTACCCGGACCAGACCTTCGACATCATCCTCGTCTTCTGGTACAACGAGCGGCCATACGACCTTTTTGGATAA
- the miaA gene encoding tRNA (adenosine(37)-N6)-dimethylallyltransferase MiaA, which yields MDRRLRSRHRTDALVAIVGPTGSGKSDLAVELSRALGGEIVGCDALQVYRGLDVGTAKLPQQARGEVPHHLLDVASPSDEFSAARYVSIATECIQQIRNRGNLPIVVGGTGLYLRALRYGLFEGPSREPTLRARLWGIERKRRGKLHRMLARWDPPSAARIHPNDSVRLVRAIEVYLSSGRPMSSMMTERRRPLSGFRDILVGLRPERAALALRIAERVESMYAGGLADEVRGLVARYGMALPAFKAIGYRECLAAMAGRIDWDRARSMTEKATIQYAKRQLTWFRKETGVTWFDGLGDEPSVRSTVLWHLRRELSREVLPGMEKDDAETAP from the coding sequence GTGGATCGTCGCTTGAGGTCGAGGCACCGGACCGACGCCCTGGTTGCCATCGTCGGTCCCACGGGGTCGGGGAAGAGCGATCTCGCCGTCGAGCTATCGCGTGCCCTTGGCGGGGAGATCGTGGGATGCGACGCGCTCCAGGTCTATCGAGGCCTCGACGTAGGCACGGCGAAGCTGCCCCAGCAGGCGAGAGGGGAGGTGCCCCATCATCTGCTCGACGTGGCATCGCCTTCGGACGAGTTCTCGGCGGCGCGCTATGTCTCGATCGCGACCGAGTGCATCCAGCAGATACGGAACCGGGGGAATCTTCCGATCGTGGTCGGAGGTACGGGACTCTATCTTCGCGCTCTCCGATATGGATTGTTCGAAGGTCCGTCTCGGGAGCCGACGCTCAGGGCGAGGCTCTGGGGCATCGAGAGGAAACGCCGGGGCAAGCTTCACCGAATGCTGGCTCGCTGGGACCCGCCCTCTGCGGCCCGCATCCATCCGAACGATTCCGTACGCCTCGTTCGCGCTATCGAGGTTTATCTTTCCAGCGGTCGTCCGATGAGCTCCATGATGACGGAACGGCGGCGCCCTCTTTCGGGTTTCCGCGATATACTTGTCGGCCTGCGGCCGGAGCGAGCCGCGCTCGCTCTGAGGATCGCTGAGCGCGTCGAGTCCATGTACGCGGGCGGATTGGCCGATGAAGTCCGAGGGTTGGTCGCGCGATATGGCATGGCGCTGCCAGCCTTCAAAGCGATCGGCTATCGCGAGTGTCTCGCGGCAATGGCGGGTCGAATCGATTGGGACCGTGCGCGGTCCATGACCGAGAAGGCGACGATCCAGTACGCGAAGCGACAGCTCACTTGGTTCCGCAAGGAGACTGGTGTGACGTGGTTCGATGGCCTGGGCGACGAGCCTTCGGTTCGAAGCACGGTGTTGTGGCATCTGAGGCGGGAGCTTTCACGAGAGGTGCTTCCGGGTATGGAGAAAGACGATGCAGAAACAGCCCCCTAA
- the hfq gene encoding RNA chaperone Hfq, giving the protein MQKQPPNVQDSFLNHARRERVPVTVYLVNGAKLTGRIKNFDRFAIILEANGVDQMLFKHAVSTISGSRQFGNYMNVEAAVEQAEEREG; this is encoded by the coding sequence ATGCAGAAACAGCCCCCTAATGTGCAGGACAGCTTCCTGAATCACGCTCGTCGCGAGCGCGTGCCCGTGACCGTGTACCTCGTCAACGGGGCCAAGCTTACCGGACGCATCAAGAACTTCGATCGCTTCGCCATCATTCTCGAAGCCAACGGCGTGGATCAGATGCTTTTCAAGCACGCCGTTTCCACCATCAGCGGAAGTCGTCAATTCGGAAACTATATGAACGTGGAGGCTGCGGTGGAGCAGGCCGAGGAGAGGGAAGGCTAG
- a CDS encoding DUF4388 domain-containing protein — MSTSNTLSASNPTAEGGLRGRLSDVGLPSVMALLEEPARTGVLSLLNSGVRKSIYFLDGKIVFATSSSTQDRLGEILLRGGKISTENYLRLSQLIRGGQRIGKALVESGLLQPRDLWWAIEQQIKEIVWSIFDWEDGYFQFEEDDLPRREKITFELAPGELVVQGIRRSKSSGAIRKHFISLDSVIARTEKPFPVELEPQERHVVSLANGKRTIAEICQESEIGESETRKALHTLLAVATLRSLGPRQAPLEKTLDDVADYRSVVELYNDMFRQLFRRMADEVGPIAEIILEKYLKDLKEHPGTLFERVRLRPDGSLEAGQIEQNLKRISEPQRRDQLIASLNELLYAELLAVKRTLGASHETELIQLFRKLQDAV; from the coding sequence ATGAGTACGTCCAACACCTTGAGTGCCTCGAATCCCACGGCGGAGGGAGGTTTGAGAGGTCGCCTCTCCGACGTGGGGCTGCCTTCGGTGATGGCCCTTCTCGAGGAGCCGGCTCGGACGGGAGTGCTCTCTCTTCTCAACTCGGGAGTCAGGAAGTCGATTTACTTTCTCGACGGGAAAATCGTGTTCGCCACCTCGAGCTCCACCCAGGACCGTCTTGGCGAGATATTGCTTCGCGGAGGGAAGATCTCCACCGAGAATTACCTGCGACTGTCGCAGCTCATCCGCGGCGGGCAGCGCATCGGCAAGGCGCTGGTGGAGAGCGGGTTGCTCCAGCCCCGAGATCTCTGGTGGGCCATCGAGCAGCAGATCAAAGAAATCGTCTGGAGCATTTTCGACTGGGAGGATGGGTACTTTCAGTTCGAGGAGGACGACCTTCCTCGGCGGGAGAAGATCACCTTTGAGCTGGCCCCGGGAGAGCTCGTCGTTCAGGGGATACGCCGCTCGAAGAGTAGTGGAGCCATCCGGAAGCACTTCATTTCCTTGGACTCCGTGATCGCGCGCACCGAGAAGCCGTTCCCGGTAGAGCTCGAGCCTCAGGAGCGCCATGTCGTGAGCCTCGCGAATGGAAAGCGAACCATCGCCGAGATCTGTCAGGAGAGCGAGATCGGAGAGTCGGAAACGAGAAAGGCTCTCCATACGCTGCTGGCGGTCGCGACGTTGCGATCGCTGGGACCGAGGCAGGCGCCCCTGGAGAAGACCTTGGACGACGTTGCCGATTACCGTTCGGTCGTCGAGCTCTACAACGATATGTTTCGGCAGCTCTTTCGACGGATGGCGGACGAAGTCGGCCCCATCGCCGAGATCATTCTGGAGAAGTATCTGAAAGACCTGAAGGAGCATCCGGGAACGCTCTTCGAACGGGTGCGCTTGAGGCCGGACGGCTCTCTCGAGGCGGGCCAGATCGAGCAGAATTTGAAACGTATCTCCGAGCCACAGCGCCGCGATCAGCTGATCGCTTCTCTGAACGAGCTCCTGTACGCCGAATTGCTCGCCGTCAAGCGTACTCTCGGAGCCAGTCACGAGACGGAGCTCATCCAGCTGTTTCGAAAGTTGCAAGACGCTGTATGA
- a CDS encoding SpoIID/LytB domain-containing protein: MLLDTAEVIVEPERGQSGVGRTYRVVVASFPDERSAVDYRARLGDEIGEEMILGRESGSGRFTLSVGSFSTESGAESRRTELERRGFESTRVVREGGGDERPRGLSLRAMGREPFRTDSLELEVFPGANGGFLEIDGAPYRGYLEIRVNASLSLTIVNVVNLEDYLRGVVPAELSPTVFAEKEALKAQAVAARTYALKRRGEYAGEGYDICATPACQVYQGVSVEHPLSDEAVMETEGEFLTYDGEPIDALYTSTCGGRTEASENVFTTSAPYLVSRACALERRPSELVARNPGPLPVETALLRVLGIDDGSESLTGSGLHRLVERTLAYLGQSHCLEANPSDGAVDIIALASTLAEGLCWEGRTSFVMSSLEAEKVVGVPSLSESERRHLAYSIREGLVRPPPAGIVAGQTLTRDEVLATLHRLIVARGEAPLRPASIESATREAIVLKGEHEEGPRTVAIGPETYLYRRVGEATFYEPSVVLLPNDPIWFHQGTKGIDVLVVGSDGASFDRSSRFSHWVVRKSSEELTRDVNARHRVGEVIELKPQRYGLSGRIAELEIVGRVASATVRGLSIRRALGLRENLFFLDSQLSPDGTVRGWVFTGRGWGHGVGLCQVGAYGMAGAGYHHAEILAHYYAGTELRVDKGGRPP, encoded by the coding sequence ATGCTCCTGGACACGGCGGAGGTGATCGTGGAGCCCGAGAGAGGCCAGTCTGGCGTTGGGAGGACGTACCGGGTGGTGGTCGCGAGCTTTCCCGACGAGCGCAGTGCGGTCGACTATCGAGCCCGACTCGGTGACGAGATCGGAGAAGAGATGATCCTCGGTCGCGAGTCGGGAAGCGGACGGTTCACTCTCAGCGTGGGGAGCTTCTCGACTGAATCCGGAGCCGAGTCGAGGCGGACCGAGCTCGAGCGCAGAGGATTCGAATCGACCCGGGTGGTTCGTGAGGGCGGGGGAGACGAACGGCCTCGGGGGCTTTCGTTGCGCGCGATGGGCCGGGAGCCTTTCCGAACCGACTCGCTCGAGCTCGAAGTCTTTCCCGGGGCCAACGGGGGGTTCCTGGAAATCGACGGCGCGCCCTATCGGGGTTATCTCGAGATTCGCGTCAACGCCTCGCTTTCGCTGACGATCGTGAACGTCGTCAACCTGGAGGATTATCTTCGAGGCGTCGTACCCGCCGAGCTGTCCCCAACGGTGTTCGCCGAGAAGGAGGCCCTCAAGGCCCAGGCGGTCGCCGCCAGAACCTATGCTTTGAAGCGAAGGGGAGAGTACGCGGGTGAGGGGTACGACATCTGCGCGACTCCGGCCTGTCAGGTCTATCAGGGCGTCTCCGTCGAGCACCCCCTCAGCGACGAGGCGGTGATGGAAACGGAAGGAGAATTCCTTACATACGACGGTGAGCCGATCGACGCCCTCTACACCTCGACCTGCGGAGGGAGGACCGAGGCCTCGGAGAATGTCTTCACCACCTCCGCACCCTATCTCGTGAGCCGCGCCTGCGCGCTCGAGAGGCGGCCCTCCGAGCTCGTCGCGCGGAATCCAGGTCCTCTCCCCGTCGAGACCGCCCTCCTTCGCGTTCTCGGAATCGACGACGGCTCCGAGTCTCTCACCGGCTCTGGGCTCCATCGCCTCGTCGAAAGGACCCTCGCGTATCTGGGACAGAGCCACTGTCTCGAGGCGAATCCCTCGGATGGCGCCGTCGATATCATCGCCCTTGCCAGCACGTTAGCCGAAGGACTCTGCTGGGAAGGACGAACGTCGTTTGTGATGTCATCGCTCGAGGCGGAGAAAGTGGTTGGTGTCCCGTCCCTTTCGGAGAGCGAGCGCCGCCACCTCGCGTACTCGATTCGCGAGGGGCTCGTTCGCCCTCCGCCGGCGGGAATCGTTGCGGGACAGACCCTCACAAGAGACGAGGTTCTCGCGACCCTCCATCGCCTGATCGTTGCCCGCGGAGAGGCTCCGCTGAGGCCGGCCTCGATCGAGAGCGCCACGCGAGAGGCGATCGTACTCAAGGGTGAGCACGAAGAGGGCCCTCGAACCGTCGCAATCGGCCCCGAGACCTACCTCTATCGCCGGGTGGGGGAGGCAACGTTCTACGAGCCTTCGGTCGTGCTTCTTCCCAACGATCCGATATGGTTTCACCAGGGAACGAAGGGCATCGACGTGCTGGTCGTGGGCTCAGACGGGGCGAGCTTCGATCGAAGCTCGCGCTTCTCTCACTGGGTCGTGAGGAAATCGAGCGAAGAGCTCACGCGTGACGTCAACGCACGACATCGAGTCGGGGAGGTCATCGAGCTCAAGCCTCAGCGCTACGGCCTCTCGGGACGGATTGCGGAGCTCGAGATCGTCGGGCGGGTTGCGAGCGCGACGGTGAGAGGTCTTTCGATTCGGCGCGCGCTCGGCTTGCGGGAAAACCTCTTCTTTCTCGATTCCCAGCTTTCTCCCGATGGGACGGTCCGCGGGTGGGTGTTCACCGGTCGAGGCTGGGGTCATGGGGTGGGATTGTGCCAGGTGGGTGCTTACGGCATGGCAGGCGCGGGATACCATCACGCTGAGATCCTCGCGCATTACTACGCCGGGACCGAGCTTCGTGTTGACAAGGGAGGACGCCCCCCGTAG
- the fabD gene encoding ACP S-malonyltransferase, producing MPSGQGRGRVAFLFPGQGSQHPGMGAEAAAAFDEARAVFDAADAALGFALSKLCFDGPEESLRQTENTQPAILTVSSALDAVLRKQSSRPYCVAGHSLGEYSALVAAGALAFEDAVVLVRKRGRYMQQAVPVGEGAMAAVLGVTPAEIDALCAEASNGRIVEAANFNGAGQIVIAGHRDAVERASELARAKGKRAVPLPVSAPFHCRLMEPAAAALRQDLEEVTFSALRVPLFTNVDARPITGADEAREALIRQVASPVRWEESVRAMAAAGVTAFVEVGPGKVLSGLARKIVPGARVLSVSKPEDVDGFVREVELV from the coding sequence GTGCCGAGCGGACAAGGCAGAGGTAGAGTAGCTTTTCTGTTTCCCGGCCAGGGCTCACAGCATCCCGGCATGGGAGCGGAAGCGGCTGCGGCCTTCGACGAGGCCCGCGCTGTGTTCGATGCCGCCGACGCGGCGCTCGGATTCGCGCTATCAAAGCTTTGCTTCGACGGGCCAGAAGAGTCATTGCGGCAGACGGAAAACACCCAGCCGGCAATCTTGACCGTAAGCAGCGCGCTCGACGCCGTGCTCCGGAAGCAGTCTTCTCGTCCCTACTGCGTCGCGGGACACAGCCTGGGAGAGTACTCGGCACTGGTTGCCGCCGGTGCCCTGGCGTTCGAGGATGCCGTCGTCCTCGTGAGGAAACGGGGACGTTACATGCAACAGGCCGTCCCCGTCGGGGAAGGGGCGATGGCCGCGGTCTTGGGAGTCACCCCTGCCGAAATCGACGCGCTGTGCGCCGAGGCATCCAATGGTCGGATCGTCGAGGCGGCGAATTTCAACGGAGCCGGCCAGATCGTCATCGCCGGACACCGTGACGCCGTCGAACGAGCCAGTGAGCTTGCGAGAGCGAAGGGGAAGAGAGCGGTACCCCTGCCCGTGAGCGCCCCGTTCCACTGCCGCCTGATGGAACCGGCGGCGGCAGCCTTGCGGCAGGATCTGGAGGAGGTGACGTTCTCGGCGCTCCGTGTCCCGCTGTTCACCAACGTGGACGCGCGGCCCATCACTGGCGCCGACGAAGCTCGGGAGGCTCTGATTCGCCAGGTCGCTTCACCGGTTCGCTGGGAGGAGAGCGTTCGAGCGATGGCGGCGGCGGGGGTCACCGCCTTCGTCGAAGTCGGGCCGGGAAAGGTGCTCTCGGGTCTCGCTCGTAAAATCGTGCCGGGCGCCAGGGTCCTGTCGGTGTCGAAACCCGAGGACGTCGACGGTTTCGTCCGCGAGGTGGAGCTTGTCTGA
- the lpxA gene encoding acyl-ACP--UDP-N-acetylglucosamine O-acyltransferase, producing the protein MRTAAVDCHPTAVVRDGARIGDGARIGPYCIIGEHVEIGRDTVVEASAVIGDYTTIGDRCRIFPFASIGLEPQDLKFKGEVSTLTIGDENIFREFVTIHRGTALGGGRTRIGNRNLFMAYTHVAHDCIVGSGTIFGNAATLGGHVRVEDHATVSAYSGIHQFCRVGTYAFVGGYTVVTKDVLPFSKTVGNRARLYGANTIGLERRGFPRERIEQIRAAFRVLQQSCLNVSQAVEKLSDIASADVRTIVEFVRSSERGVIVKRGREDAE; encoded by the coding sequence ATGAGGACCGCCGCCGTAGACTGCCACCCCACCGCAGTCGTTCGCGACGGCGCCCGGATCGGAGACGGCGCCAGGATCGGTCCGTATTGCATCATCGGCGAGCACGTCGAGATCGGTCGCGACACCGTCGTCGAGGCGAGCGCGGTCATCGGCGATTACACGACCATTGGAGACCGATGCCGCATCTTCCCTTTCGCCTCGATCGGACTCGAGCCCCAGGATCTGAAATTCAAGGGTGAAGTCTCGACGCTTACGATCGGCGACGAGAACATCTTCCGGGAGTTCGTAACGATACACCGAGGCACGGCTCTCGGAGGGGGGCGAACCCGAATCGGAAATCGAAACCTCTTCATGGCCTACACCCACGTCGCTCACGATTGCATCGTAGGAAGCGGGACCATTTTCGGAAATGCGGCGACTCTGGGCGGTCACGTACGGGTCGAGGACCACGCCACCGTGAGCGCCTACAGCGGAATTCATCAGTTCTGTCGCGTCGGCACCTATGCCTTCGTCGGCGGCTATACGGTGGTCACCAAAGACGTCCTTCCTTTTTCCAAGACGGTCGGCAACCGGGCCCGGTTGTACGGTGCCAACACGATCGGGCTGGAGCGTCGCGGATTCCCTCGCGAGCGAATCGAGCAGATCCGTGCCGCCTTCCGCGTTCTGCAGCAGTCCTGCCTGAATGTCTCGCAGGCGGTCGAAAAGCTCTCCGATATAGCCTCTGCCGACGTGCGCACCATCGTGGAGTTCGTTCGCTCATCCGAACGAGGCGTGATCGTCAAGCGGGGGCGCGAAGACGCCGAATGA
- the lpxI gene encoding UDP-2,3-diacylglucosamine diphosphatase LpxI (LpxI, functionally equivalent to LpxH, replaces it in LPS biosynthesis in a minority of bacteria.), with protein MGKLPSVLGLIAGEGKFPFLVLEEARRLGIRTVTLGVERAADPQLEQAQGEDFHWVGLGELSRSVRIFREANVAEAIMAGRVRHARAFDILRPDRLMLRVLSRIQARTTQAMLETVADVLAGEGIELIDSTSLLREHLAISGPMAGPPPSKKELESIGFGAKMARGLAELDIGQTVVVKENAVVAAEAMEGTDRTIRRAKELATGPFVVVKVARPRQDMRFDVPVVGPGTLDSMSESNATALALESGRVLLLDRDEFLPRAESKGIAVYGVDLA; from the coding sequence TTGGGAAAACTACCGTCGGTTCTGGGGCTCATTGCCGGGGAAGGAAAGTTCCCGTTTCTCGTGCTCGAAGAGGCACGGCGGCTCGGGATCCGAACCGTCACCCTGGGAGTCGAGCGAGCGGCGGATCCCCAACTAGAGCAGGCGCAAGGGGAGGACTTTCACTGGGTTGGTCTGGGGGAGCTCAGCCGCTCGGTACGAATCTTCCGCGAAGCCAATGTGGCCGAAGCCATCATGGCGGGACGCGTGCGTCATGCGCGCGCATTCGATATTCTCCGACCGGACCGCCTGATGCTGCGCGTGCTATCGCGCATCCAGGCACGCACGACCCAGGCGATGCTCGAGACCGTGGCCGACGTTCTGGCGGGAGAGGGCATCGAGCTCATCGATTCGACGAGCTTGCTGCGGGAACATCTCGCCATCTCGGGGCCGATGGCCGGCCCGCCTCCGTCCAAGAAGGAGCTCGAGAGCATCGGTTTCGGCGCCAAGATGGCCAGAGGTCTCGCCGAGCTCGACATCGGCCAGACGGTGGTGGTCAAGGAAAATGCTGTCGTGGCGGCCGAGGCCATGGAGGGAACCGACCGGACCATCCGGCGCGCCAAGGAGCTCGCCACGGGGCCCTTCGTCGTCGTCAAGGTCGCGCGTCCGCGTCAGGACATGAGATTCGACGTTCCCGTCGTGGGACCGGGGACTCTGGATTCCATGTCGGAGTCGAACGCGACCGCTCTCGCCCTCGAATCGGGCCGGGTTCTTCTGCTCGACCGGGACGAGTTTCTGCCTCGGGCCGAGTCCAAGGGAATCGCGGTTTACGGGGTCGACCTTGCCTGA
- the rpmF gene encoding 50S ribosomal protein L32, translating to MPNPKRRHSRARRGKRRAHDALGAASLSECPNCHQPKLPHRVCPSCGFYKGSQVVEVKEV from the coding sequence ATGCCCAATCCCAAACGACGGCACTCGCGGGCCCGCCGTGGAAAACGACGCGCGCACGATGCTCTCGGTGCAGCATCCCTGTCCGAGTGTCCCAATTGTCACCAGCCCAAACTTCCTCACCGTGTCTGTCCGAGCTGTGGATTCTACAAAGGTTCCCAGGTCGTTGAAGTGAAGGAAGTCTGA